One segment of Salvia splendens isolate huo1 chromosome 20, SspV2, whole genome shotgun sequence DNA contains the following:
- the LOC121782960 gene encoding glucosamine inositolphosphorylceramide transferase 1-like isoform X2: protein MNVWKDKSAAWPVANPLMTCASLSDAGFPSNFVADPFLYIQGDVMYLFFETKNSVTWHGDIGVALSVDKGVTWQQLGIALDEEWHLSYPYVFDYNGNIYMVPEGSGNGDVRLYRATSFPLKWTLEKIILKRPLIDSSIIAHEGKLWLFGSDNSWIGTEQNGQLEIWYSDSPLGPWKPHKKNPIYNTYKTMGARNGGRPFVYNGDLYRVGQDCGETYGRKTRLFKIEALTTDEFKEVNVPFSLEDLNKGVNSWNGARSHHIDVQQLSSGEWIAVVDGDRVPSGDSIHCFILGLASVVSVAALIVLVGILVGAVRGIVPLSWCPHNMGKRSDTVAVLAWERPNLSSKVRLFCSRLNRASSTLRTRTRSNTCLATFVLVFMIVVAVALTCTAVKYIYGGNGAQEAYPINGHYSQFTLLTMTYDARLWNLNMYVKHYSRCSSVREIVVVWNKGEPPLLSDFDSAVPVRIRVEKKNSLNNRFRADPLIKTRAVLELDDDIMMTCDDVERGFRVWRERQDRIIGFYPRLANGDPLKYRAEKHARKHNGYNIILTGAAFFDSQVAFERYWSEQAAPGRALVDKFFNCEDVLMNYLYANASSGSTSVEYVRPAWAIDTSKFMGVAISKNTQAHYGVRSKCLQMFAEMYGSLSDRKLEFGRRSDGWDV, encoded by the exons ATGAATGTGTGGAAGGATAAGAGTGCAGCATGGCCCGTAGCCAACCCATTGATGACTTGTGCCTCTCTTTCTGATGCTGGATTTCCCAGCAACTTTGTTGCTGACCCCTTTCTTTATATACAG GGTGATGTCATGTACCTCTTTTTTGAAACGAAAAATTCGGTTACATGGCATGGAGATATTGGAGTTGCACTGAGTGTAGACAAGGGAGTGACATGGCAGCAGTTGGGTATCGCTCTAGATGAAGAATGGCACCTTTCTTATCCTTATGTCTTTGATTACAATGGAAAC ATATATATGGTTCCTGAGGGCAGTGGCAATGGTGACGTCCGCCTGTATCGTGCAACTAGCTTCCCGTTGAAATGGACACTTGAGAAGATAATTTTGAAAAGACCCCTTATTGACTCCTCCATCATCGCACACGAGGGTAAATTGTGGCTTTTTGGCTCTGATAATAGTTGGATTGGCACAGAGCAAAATGGTCAGCTCGAGATTTGGTATAGCGACTCGCCTCTTGGCCCTTGGAAGCCTCATAAAAAGAATCCCATATACAACACATACAAGACTATGGGAGCTCGGAATGGAGGCAGGCCTTTTGTGTATAACGGAGATCTATATCGCGTTGGTCAAGACTGTGGCGAGACGTACGGTCGCAAGACTCGTCTGTTCAAAATCGAAGCTTTGACCACTGATGAATTTAAAGAGGTGAATGTTCCCTTCAGTCTTGAAGATTTAAATAAGGGAGTAAATTCTTGGAATGGTGCCCGCAGCCATCACATAGATGTGCAGCAGCTGAGTTCGGGTGAATGGATTGCTGTCGTTGATGGGGACCGAGTCCCCTCAGGAGATTCCATTCATTGTTTTATTCTGGGATTGGCCTCAGTTGTTTCAGTGGCTGCATTGATTGTACTCGTCGGTATCCTAGTTGGGGCCGTGAGGGGTATTGTACCGTTAAGTTGGTGTCCCCACAACATGGGGAAGAGAAGCGACACAGTCGCCGTCTTGGCTTGGGAAAGGCCAAACTTATCTTCAAAGGTCAGACTTTTTTGCAGTCGTTTGAACAGAGCAAGCTCGACTCTTCGTACCAGAACGAGGTCAAACACCTGCCTTGCTACGTTTGTCCTTGTTTTTATGATCGTGGTGGCCGTGGCATTGACATGCACTGCAGTGAAATACATATATGGAGGGAATGGCGCGCAGGAAGCCTATCCGATTAACGGTCACTACTCTCAGTTCACTCTCCTAACGATGACATACGACGCTCGACTATGGAATCTGAATATGTACGTGAAGCACTACTCGAGATGCTCCTCGGTGAGGGAGATTGTTGTGGTGTGGAACAAAGGAGAGCCTCCGCTGCTGAGTGATTTTGACTCAGCGGTCCCAGTGAGGATACGGGTGGAGAAGAAAAACTCGCTGAACAATCGGTTCAGGGCTGACCCGCTCATCAAGACCCGAGCAGTCCTAGAGCTGGACGACGACATCATGATGACATGCGATGACGTGGAGCGTGGATTTCGGGTTTGGCGTGAGCGTCAGGACCGGATCATCGGTTTCTACCCCCGCCTCGCCAATGGCGACCCGTTGAAGTACAGAGCCGAGAAGCACGCACGCAAGCACAATGGGTACAACATCATCTTGACCGGGGCCGCCTTCTTCGACAGCCAGGTAGCGTTCGAGAGGTATTGGAGCGAGCAAGCCGCCCCGGGTAGGGCGTTGGTCGATAAGTTTTTCAACTGCGAGGATGTCCTTATGAACTATTTGTACGCGAACGCGAGCTCAGGGTCAACATCGGTGGAGTATGTGAGGCCCGCATGGGCGATCGACACGTCGAAGTTTATGGGAGTGGCGATCAGCAAGAACACTCAGGCTCACTATGGGGTGAGAAGCAAGTGTTTGCAGATGTTTGCTGAAATGTATGGGAGTTTAAGTGATAGGAAGCTGGAGTTTGGTAGGAGAAGTGATGGGTGGGATGTATAG
- the LOC121782835 gene encoding 3-phosphoinositide-dependent protein kinase 2-like, producing the protein MEEEGGSMEKDFDSKVKIESSDTPLRSKSFAFRAPQENFSIQDFQLEKIYGVGSYSKVVRAKKKDTGMVYAMKIMDKTFITKENKTAYVKLERIVLDQLDHPGVVRLYFTFQDSCSLYMALESCDGGELFDQITRKGRLSEDEARFYAAQVVDALEYIHSMGLIHRDIKPENLLLTTDGHIKIADFGSVKPMEGSRVTVLPNAASDDKACTFVGTAAYVPPEVLNSSPATFGNDLWALGCIVYQMLAGISPFKDTSEWLMFQRIVARDLRFPNYFSDEARDLIDRLLDMDPSRRPGAGNGGYATLKNHPFFKGTDWTKLREGTTPPTLASEPGSTGEDQDSSLNPTRAGDGSVRTYDGNGGAVSASESVNVTRLASIDSFDSKWQQFLEPSESVLMISLVKKLQKLSSKKVQLILTNKPQLIYVDPAKLEVRGNVAWSDNPNELNVQVISPSNFKIFTPKKIFLFEDSKQRAGQWKKAIESLQNP; encoded by the exons ATGGAGGAAGAGGGAGGATCGATGGAGAAGGATTTTGATTCGAAGGTCAAGATTGAGAGCAGTGATACGCCTCTGAGATCCAAGAGTTTTGCGTTCAGAGCCCCACAGGAGAATTTCAGCATCCAAGATTTTCAGCTCGAGAAGATTTATGGTGTTGGTTCTTATTCAAAG GTTGTTAGAGCAAAAAAGAAAGACACTGGAATGGTTTATGCCATGAAGATCATGGACAAAACGTTCATCACTAAGGAAAATAAAACAGCATATGTTAAATTGGAGCGTATAGTACTGGACCAGCTAGACCATCCTGGTGTAGTGCGGTTGTATTTTACTTTTCAAGACAGTTGCTCCCTCT ACATGGCTCTTGAATCCTGTGATGGTGGTGAGCTTTTTGATCAAATAACTAGG AAAGGTCGATTGTCTGAGGATGAGGCTCGTTTTTACGCAGCTCaagttgtggatgctcttgaATATATACATAGTATGGGATTAATACATCGAGATATTAAG CCGGAGAACCTTTTACTTACTACCGACGGCCATATCAAGATTGCTGATTTTGGTAGTGTAAAGCCCATGGAAGGCAGTCGGGTCACTGTCCTTCCGAATGCAGCATCGG ATGATAAAGCTTGCACCTTTGTCGGGACAGCTGCTTACGTACCTCCAGAAGTTTTAAATTCCTCCCCAGCCACTTTtgg GAATGACCTTTGGGCACTTGGATGCATCGTGTACCAAATGCTTGCAGGAATTTCGCCTTTTAAAGATACGAGCGAATGGCTTATGTTCCAAAGAATTGTAGCTAGAGATCTTAGATTTCCGAATTACTTTTCAGATGAAGCACGGGACCTCATTGATCGGTTATTG GACATGGATCCGAGTAGGCGACCAGGTGCAGGAAACGGTGGTTATGCTACACTTAAAAACCATCCTTTTTTCAAGGGTACTGATTGGACTAAATTGAGGGAAGGAACAACCCCACCTACACTTGCTTCAGAACCAGGA TCGACAGGTGAAGACCAAGATTCCTCATTGAACCCAACGCGTGCTGGGGATGGTTCAGTGAGAACTTATGACGGAAATGGTGGTGCTGTGTCAGCTTCTGAATCTGTTAACGTAACTAGGCTTGCTTCAATCGATTCATTTGATTCAAAATG GCAACAGTTCTTGGAGCCTAGCGAATCTGTTCTTATGATCTCCTTGGTAAAGAAGCTGCAGAAACTGTCGAGCAAGAAGGTGCAACTCATCCTCACCAACAAACCGCAGTTAATTTATGTCGATCCTGCAAAGTTGGAGGTTCGAGGAAATGTAGCATGGTCCGACAATCCTAATGAGCTCAATGTCCAAGTGATAAGCCCttcaaatttcaagattttcacG CCCAAGAAAATCTTCTTATTTGAGGATTCAAAACAAAGAGCAGGGCAGTGGAAAAAGGCGATTGAGTCTCTCCAAAACCCCTGA